The genomic interval TCTTCCTGGAGAGGAATGAAAGTTAATAGAGAAACAGAGTAAATCAATTCTCGATGCTCCAGTTCACTCCAGTTttttccagtttcctcccaccctaacctgctgcacctGTCAGAGCTGAGAAGGTTATTCCATAAAAGATTCAGTGCAACAATATCACATTCATTCAgggaaaaatgttgcttcttaAAAACCAGTCAGTCACATGAAGTGTGTCTTGCAATAatattattgtgacaatgttttaaaatgtctttctttacaTTGGTACATAAGTTACCGCTTATTAATTACAGTCAAAACAATCATTCCTTCCATCAAGTTTGTCAGCAAACATGAACAATAAAAACTTATTGCACCAATAAATTCAATGAACAGATCAGATAATGGTCCTTTTTAAGGCTTATCATGAAAAATGTAACCTAGGGTCTCGACAATGAAAGTGTGTAAGTAATGCTGTCAAGCagcataaatataaaagtagaatgactgaatatttgttttatgcttCAGCAAACCACTAAACTTAAAGATCGTCACTATAGACTTATGCGTATTCTAATCGGTGTAATCAAATTCAGTGTAGATACAAGTGGTCACAAACTCCATATCGTAGCTGAGTCTTATGATCCAGCTACATTAAGATGCATAACTTCATAACTTCCTGTAATAGAAGCAACAAACCAGAATTTTCATTCTGACAAAATAGCTGTCACTGCAAATGGGTCATGTACCACTGAAACCCTGGCTGTGCCTCTGTCAACACTCGTCTAAAAGGATTTGAAGGAGTTTGAAGGTTCTTTCATCACCTTGTAAATTGCAGCTTTACAAATGTCATGAAAATGGccaaattaaaacatattaaacattagTGTGAAATAGCAAAATGTACCTACCAAAATAAAGTGAAGTCAAAATCTCCATCTTGCACCACAGTTTTGACTGAACAGTAATGATGTGAGTATTTGaggattttctttctgttaagTCGCAGTTTTAACAATAATAGTCTTACAATTACTATACTATTGTCTGATTGTTTGAAAATGCAGcatttgtactttgtttagtttagtttagttaagTTATAAAACCACTAATACCCCACAATATAAATGCTAATTTCAAATAGTAAACAAGGGGAGGGAAGGCTGTGCAACAGTTGTCAGACAACCTTCTATAAAACAGCTATAAGGGtaacagaggagagaaaagggcCCTAAAGCTGTGGGGAATGAAGCTTAAATCCTTTCAGAATCTCACCACACAGTACATCAAAGCATAAAGTGCAGTTTACAGCCATAAAACAGACGTAAAACTGAGAGTAAGAGCAGAATCATAAAGGAAATAtcagaaaaaacagaagaaatgaaGGCGGGAAGCAGAGGAAAGTCGATGTAAAGACTTACAGTGTTTCTCCATCTTGTGGTCGGATTTAATCATTACAGTTATTGTAAGGTTTCTTCCTGGATGAGGCTCTGTGGCACAGCGAACCTTTTTGTAGCATCTATTTTAGGACAAGCCTGTTCTTGAAAGGGAAGATATGATAACGTGTAATATGAAGTGCAAAGAAGCAGTCAGTCTGACTTGGGAAAGAGACAAATCCAAAAAATCAAAAGCATTTATTATACATAACTTCAATTACACATTGAGTAGCTAACATGTTcaagttatttttctttccacatTCAATTGAagtgttaacatttttttctatgatGGTGctgtatttctgaaataaatgaaGGTGACgatgtttagtttaaaaagtttaaaatactgCTTATTGTAGCTTTTATCttattaaaagtgaaacaaaatcaGATCCTCCATTGATatgtttttttggtgtttttcagtcattgattttttttttttttttaaagaaattcaaGTGTTATTGGAATCTCTTACTTGGTGATGTAACTAAAATATTCCAAATCATTAGGTGGTGGACATAACAAAATCACATTCATAAATTATATGTAAtactatattttcttttgtttaaacatttgctATTTACTACacagattattaaaatgttttctcttctttcaatgaatgaaagcaaagtGCATTTCATATTCTCatactttggatttttttattaaacaaaaataaaggtaGACAAAATGTCTTGatgttaatataattaatataaaagtaaaaaaaaaaaaactcctttaaaTATTCTCATTGTGTTAGacaacacaatgaaaacagtcaGCATTTTATATTCTGCTCTTGGTCACTTCAACATAGAATACaactaattacatttaatttagcaCTTGAGCATCTTGGTGCGAAGTTTTTTCAAAGCCTTGTGATTTTTATTGGCCTGTGTAGGTTTGGTTTTAATGTGACAGATGTTACCCAAGATTTACACTCAGTCCCATCTCTATTTGCTGCTCACattcttttcattaaaatgtctttatatgtGGTATGACATGTGGTTTTAACAGACAAGTGGTGCTTTCAGGTTCACACTTTGTTAGATAGCTTTCTAAACAGTCTTCTCTATGAACTTTGGTCTAATACTCTTATTTACactaaaaaatttttaaaaatctctgaTCCTAACTTAATCCAGACTTGCGCTAAGTCGATCGCTTCTCCACACCCTGTTTGATGCCCAGCACCAGGTGCACAAACCAGTTGATCTGAACCATCCAGCCTTTCTCCCTGCAGATTTCTATCTGGTCCAGTAGGTGGTGCTGTGCTTCATCCTCACTGCGTCCGACCGTCAACGCCTCACGGATGTACTCTATATCCTCTTTGCTAGTGAGCTGTGGCATCCCTGTTAATGACCAAAGAAGATTCAATACTCATCAGGTGTTTTGTTGCTTCCCATCGGATCATAAAAAAGACATGTTTAGTCCTAAAAATCAgtgacatcatttaaaaaaaagggacatAATTTTatccaaaaatcaaaacttaaaaaaaaaaaaaaaggataataaACTTCTTTCCTTGTGTTATTaaaggctacaaaaaaaaatttcgGGTTTTACCAGTCATAAGCATCATGGAGAAGAGGATGATGAGCAGGTTGGTGTGGTGCCGAAGGGCTAGGTACGCCTTCACACACACGTCCTGAGACAGACATAAAGGATGTAAAGTACGCACATagtgaacaaaaagaaaaataaatacagaagtGTGTATGAATACTATGGGGTATGTTCAGTGTGTTCATGGGAAAAATCCACTTCTCTGCACCTGGAATTTCTGGAAGTGGGGGCTGCTTTTCTTTCCCGATGTTCCCATGACGTACAGGAAGTCGGGTGTGAGTACAAAGGGAACCCACTCCTTACTGATCCCCATGAAGCTCTTATAATTGCCCAAGATGTGACCAAAGTCGATATGGAAGAGATTccctgcagaaaaacaggaggAGAATAATTTAAAGTATTCCTGAGGTCCACATAACACTTTGACACCAGTGAAGCTACTtgggaaagacagaaaatcaTAGTTGCATCACGTTGAAACAGAAATTTCAATTTCAAGTGTTCAAATTGATCTTActttcatattcatttttacatGCATTTGTACAATTTGCTTGCAAAAGTGCAGAAATATAATTAGGAAACTTTGTACACTGCCTCATGGTACGATTTATATTATTGTCCTCTTGCTACGACAACACAAATGAGGAAGAGATCAAAACAAATAAGGCTATATCTGTACTACAGTGCGATGAAAAAGCAGATATGAGTGATCACTACCAGACTCGGTGATCATGATGTTGTCATTGTGCCGATCCCCAATTCCCAGGACGTATGTAGCCACGCAGTAACCGCCACAGGAATACAGGAACCTCTCGATAGCCTGCTGGAACtacaagcagagaaaagaacagtGCACTGTAATGTGACATactaaacaaaaagcaaactgaaGGACAATGTGGACAATTACCTTCGCTTTCATTAGCTAAGGCTTAATGAGACGTGTTGCAAAAcactgtagatttaaaaaaaaaaaaaaaaacagcggAAACCTTTTTAAGGAAGAAAGCAGGGTGAATGTGTCATAGCTAAAAGTAGTGCGCGTGCATATTTTGGTGACAGGAAAGAACCCCGAGGTTTGCTTCCTTCCTGTCTGTCATCGTGCTACTTCCTCTAACTATGTGATAAATAGAGCAGCAGCTGGAGACAAACCTGTTCCATCATCACACCGAACACTTCCTACATACAGCACAGTAAATCAAACATCTCTGAAAATGGGGTTTTCTACTCAAAGAATCTTGAGATAATCCATTCAATCCACCAAACAGATATTTCTTACAACATCTGTTACCTTGTCCTCACTGACACACTTGTCCCGCAGCCACTGATAAAGGATTTCATCTTTGAAAGCTCCGGTGCTTCCCACAACACTTTGCTGGATGTTAGCAATGGTGGTGGCATCTTTCACAATCTCAATCAtacctgcagagagaaaaacgGACAAGGTAAATATCACCCAATTGCTGGAATATGGGACTTGTTTGTCTCTCAGTTGCATAGCTCACCTATTCTGTTTCCAGTGGAGATGCAGCCGTAGGGTAACAGACAGAGATCTAATGATTCAGTCTCCCAGATCGACTCCATGATCAGCAGGATCTGACAGGACAAGTAACGAAACCAAGCGCATGTAATTGAGGtcatatgtatgttttttctttttaattaattcgCTAACTGCTGTGTCAAACACTGTGTTGCTACCGACCTGCAGGATGAGCATGTCCTGTCTGAGGTCATCGCCATCTTTAAAGATAATGCCAATGGGGTCTTTGGACAGGGTTGTGGGGTCGGCCCTTTTAAACTGCAGCCATAGCGGCTTCTTCTTAGAAGCCATCACTTTACACTGTTCAATCTGCAAATAAATCCAGTGGTAAACTGTGTGTCTTACAATGTCTCTGGTCAGAGCCCCCATTAGCTATGTCATACTGAGGCCAAACAGGTTCTATGGCTCATTAGATAAATCAGTCAAAGTGCGTTTGGTTTTGCCCACTTCTCTCatatgtgtgtggttgtgtgtgtgtgtgtgtgtgtgtgtgtgtgtgtgtgtgtgtgtgtgtgtgtgtgtgtgtctgtccctCACCAGCAGGGCTCCAGCTCTCAGACCAGGATCATAAGGGACTCTAAAGCTCTCTGGCAGACCAGACATCTGCAGGGTCTCCAACTTCTGACGCAACTGAAACACAACTGACAACAGACACAGCTTTATTTATCACTACTTGAAGATGAGAATCTTTAACCTAACGCATTCACCACCAGGTTACTGTCTGAGATAAGCCAAGGTTGGTGAAATACAGTCGCTGCAACTATGAGCAGATTATGAGACAGTGGGTCCCCGACCTTGGGACCCCCAGAATGTAAGAAATACTAGcctttcagttttctgtcatttttgactgtttttttttttttgtctttagggTCATTTAGGCCAATTACCCTTTTGCTAATTTTAGCATTACTGATATTACTaactatttttagaaaatgttttttcatatatctttctctgtcttttgttgctctttatggtcattttgtgtccctTATCTAAGCTCAATAAATTTCGAGCATAAAATGCTCAAAGAGCAGCCGTCCTGCTGAGGGTCCGGGCCTGTACCTGGTAGCCCCGTTCGTTAATCCAACCACGGCTGCAGCAGCGACTTACATATAAGCACTTGAAACAGATGCTATAGCAGAAAATGTTGCACAGAATCTTTGTTAGAATTAAGTACCAAATCTAATAAGATCATAAACATCACTAGCTTATACTTGTGCTACACAAAAAGTGTATGAATACACCATAGTTCCAAAAAAGTTATGCCTACATTTCAGGATTTAAAAGGCCATTTTACCATGGGAAGACAATGACAAAGGTGAGTTCCAGTACTTTAGTAGATTCATAGTTACAGGGtgatgtaaaagtaaaatttctcCTCACCTTGTGCAGTGACGTCATATTTGTCAGCAGACACGGCCTTGATCTCACGAGTGACTTTTTGAAGGGCCTCAGTCATCTCCACCTATAGAACATCAGTTTACCCCCTCAACTCTTGATATTTTGCAAAGCTGAGCTAAATGTGATTAGAAATTATATGTCTCCTACTCATCTAATCCCCAAAAAACTAGTTTTAATgagcattttaaacatttaacgAGGGTATATTtagaaattcattcattttacacaCTGTTCTGTGGGAGGAGCTGTTGCCCACCTGTTTCCTGAAGTCTTGCAGCATGGCTTCACCACAGCCTCTGAGGTAGGCCTCCAGCAGGACAGCATACCTCTGCTGATAATGCATTGACTGGGCGATCTCACTGCGCAAGAACCAGAAGAGGAAATGACCGATCCGCTTACTCTGtatagaataaaacaaagaaaagagaagaaaacaaaaggacTGAGTTTAATCAAATATACAGATACAGTACAGggtgttctgcacattgatgtggcaccattttatttcattatattcaTGCTTGGGACCGGTACCGAGggggcccttggtggctgggcggggccacacctggtggggtgggatttaaaCCCACGACCTTCTGCACCTCTACcacagaataaaacacagtaTACTATGTGTTAGTTACAAAGCGCATAGCTATTCTGGGAATGTTAATTTGATCTAGTTAATTTCAAAGATGCAATGTTAAAGCAACTGAAACGTGTGTGATCATCTCTTTGAGTGGAAGAAccagacaaaacaaattaatgcGAAAATATAAAGAGACCGCAGCAAGGAACAGTGTGACACAGCATTTGTTCTCCTTACCCTCAGAGCTCTCTTAAGGAGGAACCGGACCAGAGCGCTGTCGTGGTAGGGCTCAAACTTGACTGCCTGCAagacacacgcacgcacacgcacacacacacacacacagagagagagagagagagagagagagagagagagagggggggggggggggggggggatgcaaTCAAATGTTATAAAGCTTCAGGGATGCAAGAACAACATTCTGGTAAGAAACACTGAATGAACATAAACTtgttcacaaagaaaaaaaaaaacaacaggttttTCTACAGACTGAGTTCAGCAGATGCAGGTTGATGGAGCAAACTGAACCGCGACAGTAAAGGAAGTACCAGGAGAACACTGAGTGCATTGTTCTCACATGTAGCAGGCCTGCAATTCAAATTGGAACTAAAAAGAAACCGTGGTTCAGGCAGGTCAGAGggtgtagacacacacacacagccaggtAGAAAGTTTGCTTTGGGTTCAAATGACAACCTGTTCCTTTCATAGTAATACATTCTTGCTATTACTGCAATATTACTATATTTGGCTTTCCTGTGATTGCTTTTAAAGCAGACTACTCagtatttaaaaagtacaaataaaatacaacctatactttatgttttgtgttagaTTGCTTTGCAAAGTAAGCCAACACTTTGTGGAAAGAAtctaaattatacatttttttatacacaGTTTATAAGAGGATATAGCACATATCATGGAATGATATAGTAACATTCCATGTATCTTGGAAAATATGCTGGAAGGAAAGTGTCCACGTACACAGTGATAAGAGTATATGGTGGAAAGAGACATTTTCCTATCAGGCCAAAGAGCCTTTGTTGAACTCAGACGACAACTCATATTGCTCATGTAAAGTTGACCACAAAGGAAACAGATCAAAAGACAAACATGTGACATCTATGTCCTGTGCTGCCTCCATTCATGAACTTGTGAAATACTGTGACTATGACTAAAGTGCTGCTAAGGAAGTgcttatatatatttatatataaatattttaatgtaaaaatgacataattttACTCAAAGACCCATCAGGGTTCATGGAGGTGGAGCCCAGCTGGGCGAGAGGctggtccaccctggacaggtcaccagtctatcttagggccagcacagagagaccATTCATTTACCAGTTAACTTATGTCTTTGACTGTGGGAGAAGAATGAAGTACAAAGACAGGCAGAACATGAAAACTCAAACACGGAAAGGCTGCAACTGCCAGGAAGTCAAACCACCATGCTGCCTTTACTAAAAGATGCAACACgttattttttagaaaatgtttttagcatATTTTTTAGTACAGATATGCACATAGTTTATCTTAACAATTGAAAACAATGGAAAGGTGCAGTTGATGCCTCACGtgacagactcacagaacatCAAAAAGATTAACCCCTATGTGTCACATGGTGACGTGAATTTATGCACAGTCTTTTGGGAATTATTTTGAGTCTTATGGTACTGCTAGTTCGATTCCCCAATGTTCCACAATGTAggtttaagtaaaagtaaaaactaattaGCTGCCAAATGTAATTAAAGAGTCACTTCACAAATTTTctataatgtgtaaatgtacattaatgcttttaaacttccctccaACTTTCCTATACCAAAACATGTTCCTgcatctagctgaaaaactcctccagattaaATTACCCATCAATAGGaattcagataatgtcatctggggAACTCTGGCaaagcaggttgaccgtgattacaaaccccgtagtatgagcaacaagatgacataatctaacctgaaggttcctccaagtgatgtcatctggaggaattatTTCAGCTAGAACTATAGAGATATTTTCATATACTCTTATGTCTGGACACTAAATTTGAAGTTTgctgtgtgaatatgtgtgagaatgggtgaaAAGCATTATTAAAATTTGAGAGCATTTACCTATGTCTCAGTAAGAAAGCAAAAAGCCATATTTACCAAAATGTTTACCTCACTCTAAGTACAGTCATTGCACTCATAATACGGAATGAGTCATTTCCTACTGTTACATTATTTGCATATCCTTACTGATGCATCAACATTTACACAGCACTACAACGCTGTGGTTGCACAAACTAAAAAAGCACAATTCAAACTAAatgcaaatattcaaataaaatatctctGCATTACAGTATAGTATATTTAACTTCAGTACTTAAATATACTGAGTCCTGTTCTGTTACTGTAAGTTAAAGGACACAGCAAccatacaaaaagaaaaggaaagactCACTTGTACAAGCTGCAGAAGGTATCTGAGCACATCATCATCTTCCAGAGTCTCTAGCTTCCTAACAGCCATTGAGCGAACCTGAGCATCTGAATAGTGACAGTCCAGCAGCTGCATGGCCAGACCAACATCCAGACCACTGACCAGGGACATGATGACAGTTGATTTGACACTGCAGCTACTGAGGacagatacagtacatactgtggCAGCGTGAAAACCATTTTACCTGGTGTCCCACGCACTACTGCGCTCCAACAGACGGTGGGTTGCCAAAACATCTTCCTGCTTGCCCCACTTGACTGAGCCTAGCAGCTTTGGGTATGCCCTAAAATCAAGAAGGGATAGGTGAAACATTTAGGTacctgagagaaaaaaacacttgtagTCCAATTCCTTTGCAATAAAATGACATTAGTACCTGGGGTCCCTCATGCACTCATGTCTGAAGTGCCACAGTAGCTCTTTGTCCTCAGGACTGAGTGGATGCAGGGGGTCAGTAGCCACGATAGCCTCAAACTGTTTCTTTAGGTGATTGGGCATCTCTCTCTGACCTCGCTCCCCTCCCTCGCTTTCCTCACCCACAGCCCCAGCGTCCCGGCCCAGGTCCCTGCTCTTTGGAAGCACTACAGGGTAACAGTACTTGTCCAATAAAATGGCTATGGCCATGGAGGACTCCTTGTCTGGGTTCGTGGCTGATGTGAGCTTGTCTGcgttgatgctgctgctgctctcctcGCTCTTCTCTGGCATTTTCCACATGTGGAGGATGAATTCGCCCTGGCGGAGCAGCGAGCGATGGTCGATGAGGAGCAGGTTGACGTAGTACAGTAGACGACTCTTAGTCTTTCCTGAAGGATGGAGAGACAGAATGATTAATCCTGGACACTGTCAACACAATATGCAACTAATTGTGAGAGGACCTTACCATCATGGCTGCCCCCTCCTGCTGTATTATCCGGGTAGGAGCTTCCCTTGGAGTTTGGGGTCTGAGCTTGCTTCCCACAGACCACCTGGCAAGTGAAAATAGAGCACAACTATGATGTAACAGAGCAGAAAGACCAACAAATGGAAGCTATTATATTAACACATCTCCTCGACATTAGAACGCAGCTACAATATTTACGCCATATTTAAATGATTGTTTTAGTTTACCTGGAGGTTGAGGCGCGTACCCTTAGGTAGGTCcttaattttaatgttaaactcCAACCAGCAGTTCCACAGCACTTCTTCATTGAAGGTCTTCGAGGTTGTCCTCTCCTAAAAGAACACAATTGCTCTCAAAACACGTCTCAGCAATTTGTGAAATTCTGGGTAATAAAACCAACATCAATAGTTTATGAATAAAAAGCTGCACCTTTCAGATACTACTTGCtaaatagtttaattttatAGTGCATGAATTCATTCTCACCCCTATTCTTAAATGCGTCTTTTGTatcattaaaaatgacaaaaatccaCATGTTTCTATTACCTGGGCTAAAAGCTGCTGGCCATGGAAGATGGTGGCCTCTATGAAGACAGTCAACTCTGGGATTTTAGGCAGAATAGGGATGTCGATACCCAGCACCTTCACTCTGAACTTTCTGTTGCAGTCCCACATGGAGATGGTGAACACTCGTTCATGGTCCTTCTCATCAATGGTCAATTGTTCATGGGTACCTGGTGacgaaatgaataaaaaaaaaaacactggacttAATTTTCactaaaagtttaaatgaaacTGTAGATACAGTAAACATGTGACTGAGCACGATTTCTGCATTTCAAATTTTCACCTGCAACCCCCGTGCAGTCATCCACTTGGGCCCAGTCTTCCTTTTGGACCAGATCCAGATCAGGATCAGGTGGTGTCTCCAAAACCAGGTGGATCTCTTCACCGTTCTTTAAACACTGACGGATCCAGTTGAAGTTCTGCAGTGGTTTTTCCCCATACAAGTACTCCTCCCTATGTTAAGGCACATTAAAAAGGTTAGTTtgaaaaattagaaaaacacaaaaaatataataataattttctgctaaaaaaaaaaaccaatccAACATACCTCCCACACACACGTAGCACATAGTCTGCCTCACACATGTTGTCAGGGATGCCCAGCAAAACTCTTTTATTGGCTGTCTTGGTAAAAAAGCTAGCTAATACCTAATTAAGTTGGAAAATAGCCAGTAAACATAAGTAAACAGTACACttacagaaaataatttggTGAAATATTTGTCTACCTGTGCTGGTGTGTCGTCAATGGAGACTTTGATGGTCTGGCTGGCTGTACTCATGTGGATCACCACCAGGATGTGGCCATTACTGACCTGAgagtaaaaggaaacaaaacattgcagGTCAATAAATCTGTATCTTGACCTTTTGGTAGGTCATAGTTGATCGACACAAGCTTGACTACATTACTTGAGTTTTTTTAgtaatactgtacattaagtactgtatattttaacagCAAAGAAACACGTACCTTGCTGAGCAGGTGCTCAGGCAGTGGTTTGCGGGTCACCCAGGGGTCCATGGAGTAGAGTTTCGGGTCACGGTCACTCAGCTCAATGCGTCGCGGTGTCAGCAGCTTCCTGCGAGTGAACTCCAGCTCATCGTCATGCACATTGCTGACATCAGTCACATCGTAGCCAATCAGGTAGTTAAGGTAGCGCTGGTACTGCAGTGACTCATCTGAGGGCTGGGGACGGGGCACCAGCTGAATCCTCCCCACGTCCTTCTTCAGAGCTTTAAAAATACGACAGATTTATTTCGCATCATCACTGTGAATTAGCTCGGCTCCAAACTCTAGGGAGAAGAAACCGTTTTGGTACCTCTCCAGTAGCGAATGCAGTCGAGTGTCTGAAAGACCTGGTGCTTGTCATAGATCTCATACACATTTCCTTTCTTCTGGTACAGCAGGATGCAGTGGTCAGGACAAGCCCTCTGGTAGAAGTCAGGACAGAGATTTGACGTCACTGCTTTCAGCCACACCTGAGCTTTCACCTGGGAAACATGCATAAGAACTCCTTGCACGGAATCAATGTGATACATGTTTACGGATGCTCTCTCCACTTTAACATCAATAATAACCACTGTTTAAAGACATCACTGTCATTTCTACTTAAAAAATCAGTCAATTAGCCCACCTGTTCCACAGTCCAGTTTCCAGCTACCTCCAGTTGCAGAGTGTCCTGGTTGTTTCCGCCCCATGTCACAGTGGGAAGGAGGAACTCAACGGTGATCTGATCCATGGAGGTGCTTGAGGACGAAGTGAAAgccttctttcttctcctcctccgaATCTCTTCTTGTATGACAACGGGCTCTTCGTCGCTCACCTGGATCCGCTGCCTGTCCATCGCCTAgctttggggggtgggggacaaaaaaaaaagaaagaatgaatgaaagaatgaaactgtgaaagacagaaaaatattttcttatgctgttcatcatcagtgtgtgagccCCTATGAATCTTATCAAGTAGAGTTAAAGAGATGAGCCAGAAATGCAAATAATACAGTCTATCAGTAgagacataaatatttataatagcCACTTGTTACTTCATCATCAAGTAAcctaaataaagcaaaaggtGAAGGAATGTGCTGCAGTTTCTTCCAAGAACATCAGTTGCAGCAACAGCCAAATAGTTTCAGtttattacaatataaaataacaacatCACACAAGTACTTCCAACATGGGGGTAATAGTATATTTGGTATATTTGGCTGTTATTTCACTAAAGACAAAGATCTATTACCAATCGCTATATAGTGCTTTACAGAAAGTTGAGGCTGAAGTTATGTATTGTTATAATagataattatttttcattagtgATCGTTACAAATATTGTATCTACATTTTGAATATAATGTGAAAAATCTGCTAAAAGATCAGTTGTTGACTGACATGGTCAGGTT from Channa argus isolate prfri chromosome 21, Channa argus male v1.0, whole genome shotgun sequence carries:
- the pik3cg gene encoding phosphatidylinositol 4,5-bisphosphate 3-kinase catalytic subunit gamma isoform, with the translated sequence MDRQRIQVSDEEPVVIQEEIRRRRRKKAFTSSSSTSMDQITVEFLLPTVTWGGNNQDTLQLEVAGNWTVEQVKAQVWLKAVTSNLCPDFYQRACPDHCILLYQKKGNVYEIYDKHQVFQTLDCIRYWRALKKDVGRIQLVPRPQPSDESLQYQRYLNYLIGYDVTDVSNVHDDELEFTRRKLLTPRRIELSDRDPKLYSMDPWVTRKPLPEHLLSKVSNGHILVVIHMSTASQTIKVSIDDTPAQVLASFFTKTANKRVLLGIPDNMCEADYVLRVCGREEYLYGEKPLQNFNWIRQCLKNGEEIHLVLETPPDPDLDLVQKEDWAQVDDCTGVAGTHEQLTIDEKDHERVFTISMWDCNRKFRVKVLGIDIPILPKIPELTVFIEATIFHGQQLLAQERTTSKTFNEEVLWNCWLEFNIKIKDLPKGTRLNLQVVCGKQAQTPNSKGSSYPDNTAGGGSHDGKTKSRLLYYVNLLLIDHRSLLRQGEFILHMWKMPEKSEESSSSINADKLTSATNPDKESSMAIAILLDKYCYPVVLPKSRDLGRDAGAVGEESEGGERGQREMPNHLKKQFEAIVATDPLHPLSPEDKELLWHFRHECMRDPRAYPKLLGSVKWGKQEDVLATHRLLERSSAWDTSGLDVGLAMQLLDCHYSDAQVRSMAVRKLETLEDDDVLRYLLQLVQAVKFEPYHDSALVRFLLKRALRSKRIGHFLFWFLRSEIAQSMHYQQRYAVLLEAYLRGCGEAMLQDFRKQVEMTEALQKVTREIKAVSADKYDVTAQVVFQLRQKLETLQMSGLPESFRVPYDPGLRAGALLIEQCKVMASKKKPLWLQFKRADPTTLSKDPIGIIFKDGDDLRQDMLILQILLIMESIWETESLDLCLLPYGCISTGNRIGMIEIVKDATTIANIQQSVVGSTGAFKDEILYQWLRDKCVSEDKFQQAIERFLYSCGGYCVATYVLGIGDRHNDNIMITESGNLFHIDFGHILGNYKSFMGISKEWVPFVLTPDFLYVMGTSGKKSSPHFQKFQDVCVKAYLALRHHTNLLIILFSMMLMTGMPQLTSKEDIEYIREALTVGRSEDEAQHHLLDQIEICREKGWMVQINWFVHLVLGIKQGVEKRST